The nucleotide window TTCACGGATAAGAATTGGAAAATTTGGATTAGcttcttttaatgaaacatAATTTTTGGAGATAAATTCTCTGTTAAAAAAGAGAatcaattatcaattatatcaatttaataagaattgtattcgattaaaaattatcgatcaaaataataaaatttttataaattttaatatcttaaCCTAACACCACTGCTGGCAGGACTAGTCTGACAATAATGAACACGAAGTTCTTTaagattttttgataataaatttctccaagacattttttttttttgacaaaaaaatcGGGGAAAGGgttaattatgatattacataAGCAAGATTatcaatgaatattttttatcaagatGGTTGTGTAACCTCCTTGACgttattattaagtttattagtgtccttatttataaaataaacaaacttttttttattattataaaaaaaattaaaatgacttcaaaaaagaataaaatggAAATAGATCAAGAAGAAACGGAACTTGAAGTAGTATTACCAG belongs to Rhizophagus irregularis chromosome 13, complete sequence and includes:
- a CDS encoding uncharacterized protein (antiSMASH:Cluster_2), producing MSWRNLLSKNLKELRVHYCQTSPASSGVREFISKNYVSLKEANPNFPILIREASGVEARFFARYDFGKEEKVVLNNLPAKDVESELEKLVNKSV